In a single window of the Mycobacterium bourgelatii genome:
- a CDS encoding cytochrome P450 has translation MATDLLKPPPRALVSAARSSVGDIWRPVATGGYRDLRRPHPRSAPAALPRTTFDPTLARNIPDPYPDFRRIREHPVVVNERLGVWMLGRYDDVHAAVRANDKLSSRDGVMLRSFVANMVVFADPPDHTRLRHVVAPMFNKRAVQIWTTDIRELAHEAIAGLNAGNVVDMVPALTVPMPINVIARILGIPREQWPGFRAVSEKFAQIFGPQSLSGMVRLMGNAMQAYLRLRCFSDAEMRCRATEPADDLLTRLQAATVSGELTEQEAFLYVLVLLVAGNETTTNLLGMLLIRLAEDPELFAELKSDRSLLPAAVEETARWGSPVQWAARTAITDYHVGDTVIPRGAKVLLFYGSANRDPAKFDDPDRFDVHRDTTGHVAFGHGLHFCMGAHLARLEAATAIDCLLDEVDSLELAGPVRWSTTPSLRGPVSVPLRLNRR, from the coding sequence GTGGCGACCGATCTGCTCAAGCCGCCGCCGCGGGCCCTCGTCTCGGCGGCGCGCAGCTCCGTAGGCGACATCTGGCGTCCGGTGGCGACCGGCGGCTACCGCGATCTGCGTCGGCCGCATCCGCGCTCGGCGCCCGCGGCGCTGCCGCGCACGACATTCGACCCCACGCTGGCGCGGAACATCCCGGACCCGTACCCCGATTTCCGGCGGATTCGTGAGCACCCCGTGGTGGTCAATGAGCGGTTGGGCGTGTGGATGCTCGGCCGCTATGACGACGTGCACGCCGCCGTCCGCGCCAACGACAAACTCTCGTCGCGAGACGGCGTCATGCTGCGTTCTTTCGTGGCCAACATGGTGGTATTCGCCGATCCCCCGGATCACACCCGGTTGCGGCACGTCGTCGCGCCGATGTTCAACAAGCGCGCCGTCCAGATCTGGACGACCGACATCCGCGAGTTGGCCCATGAGGCGATCGCGGGGCTGAACGCCGGCAACGTCGTCGACATGGTCCCGGCGCTGACCGTCCCCATGCCGATCAACGTGATCGCCAGAATTCTCGGAATTCCCCGCGAGCAGTGGCCGGGATTTCGGGCGGTGTCGGAAAAGTTCGCGCAGATCTTCGGTCCCCAATCCTTGTCCGGCATGGTGCGCCTCATGGGGAACGCCATGCAGGCGTATCTGCGCCTGCGGTGCTTTTCGGACGCTGAAATGCGCTGCCGCGCAACGGAGCCCGCTGATGATCTGTTGACTCGCCTGCAGGCGGCAACGGTGTCCGGTGAACTCACGGAGCAGGAGGCTTTTCTCTACGTCCTGGTACTGCTGGTGGCCGGCAACGAGACGACCACCAACCTGTTGGGGATGCTGCTCATCAGGCTGGCCGAGGATCCAGAGTTGTTCGCCGAACTCAAGTCCGACCGCAGCCTGCTCCCCGCCGCGGTCGAGGAGACGGCACGCTGGGGCTCGCCGGTTCAGTGGGCGGCCAGGACGGCGATCACCGACTATCACGTCGGCGACACGGTGATTCCCAGGGGCGCAAAGGTGCTGCTGTTCTATGGATCGGCCAACCGCGATCCCGCCAAGTTCGACGACCCCGACCGCTTCGACGTCCACCGCGACACCACCGGACACGTCGCCTTCGGTCACGGGCTGCACTTCTGCATGGGCGCTCATCTCGCCCGGCTTGAGGCGGCTACGGCCATCGACTGCCTGCTCGACGAAGTCGACAGTCTCGAACTGGCCGGTCCCGTGCGGTGGAGCACAACGCCGTCGTTGCGTGGCCCGGTGTCCGTGCCGTTGCGACTCAACCGGCGCTGA
- a CDS encoding HAD family hydrolase, whose translation MTTSNASPAQRPALIACDVDGTLFNHDETVSPRTRAAVHAAVADGAQFVIATGRPPRWIRPVVEELGFAPMAVCANGAVIYDPSTDTVVSARTLSVDTLAQLAEIATRVIPGAGLAVERIGERAHDTASPQFVSSPGYEHAWLNPDNTEVSVEDLLSAPAIKLLIRKAGATSADMAAELAGHIGTEGDLTYSTNNGLIEIVPRGISKATGVREVADPLGIPDAAVVAFGDMPNDVPMLLWAGRGVAMANAHPAALAAADEVTAPNSEDGVARVLERWWR comes from the coding sequence CTGACAACATCAAACGCGTCGCCGGCCCAGCGGCCGGCTCTCATCGCCTGCGACGTAGACGGCACTTTGTTCAATCACGACGAAACCGTCTCCCCCCGCACTCGGGCCGCGGTGCACGCCGCGGTTGCCGACGGCGCCCAGTTCGTCATAGCCACCGGCCGCCCGCCGCGCTGGATCCGGCCCGTCGTCGAGGAGCTCGGCTTTGCTCCGATGGCGGTGTGCGCCAATGGCGCAGTCATCTATGACCCCTCCACCGACACCGTGGTGTCAGCGCGCACGCTGTCCGTCGACACCTTGGCGCAGTTGGCGGAGATCGCGACGCGGGTGATACCCGGCGCTGGGCTGGCCGTCGAGCGGATCGGTGAACGCGCGCACGACACGGCGTCCCCCCAGTTCGTCAGCTCACCGGGCTACGAGCACGCCTGGCTCAATCCGGACAACACCGAGGTGTCCGTCGAGGACTTGCTCAGTGCGCCGGCGATCAAGCTGCTGATCCGCAAGGCGGGCGCAACCAGCGCCGATATGGCGGCCGAACTGGCTGGGCATATCGGTACCGAGGGCGACCTGACGTACTCGACCAACAACGGCTTGATAGAGATCGTGCCGCGCGGCATCAGCAAAGCCACGGGTGTCCGCGAGGTCGCCGATCCGCTGGGCATTCCGGACGCGGCCGTGGTGGCGTTCGGCGATATGCCCAATGACGTGCCGATGCTGCTGTGGGCGGGTCGTGGGGTGGCGATGGCCAATGCGCACCCCGCCGCGCTCGCCGCCGCCGACGAGGTCACGGCCCCCAACAGCGAGGACGGCGTCGCACGAGTTCTGGAGCGGTGGTGGCGTTAG
- a CDS encoding lysophospholipid acyltransferase family protein has product MAEPIYRACEELAKLLVLATRAQITYVGEENIPERGGAVIAINHTSYVDFLPAGLIMRRRHRRLRYMLKAEMQKVKIVNFLIKKNGAIPVERSSGADAYVHAVQALRDGELVAVYPEATISRSFELKDFKTGAARMAIEADVPIIPLIVWGAQRIWTKDHPRQLGRKKIPVTVAAGPPFRAAEDIATTNQMLRDAMNTLLHRVQESYPMEAGAWWVPRRLGGSAPTLAEAAQLDAAELVSRSQHHSRSGEG; this is encoded by the coding sequence GTGGCGGAGCCGATTTACCGCGCCTGCGAAGAGCTGGCCAAGCTGCTGGTGCTGGCGACCAGAGCGCAGATCACCTACGTCGGGGAAGAAAACATCCCCGAACGCGGGGGCGCCGTGATCGCGATCAACCACACCAGCTACGTCGACTTTCTCCCGGCTGGGTTGATCATGCGCCGCCGACACCGCCGGTTGAGGTACATGCTCAAGGCCGAGATGCAGAAGGTGAAGATCGTCAACTTTCTGATCAAGAAGAACGGGGCCATTCCCGTCGAACGCAGCTCGGGCGCGGATGCGTACGTCCACGCGGTGCAGGCGCTACGGGACGGCGAGTTGGTCGCGGTCTATCCGGAGGCCACGATCAGCCGTAGCTTCGAGCTGAAGGATTTCAAGACGGGCGCCGCGCGCATGGCCATCGAAGCGGACGTCCCGATCATCCCGCTGATCGTCTGGGGTGCACAGCGGATCTGGACCAAGGACCATCCACGTCAACTAGGCCGCAAGAAGATACCGGTGACGGTGGCGGCTGGTCCGCCGTTTCGGGCCGCCGAGGACATCGCGACGACCAACCAAATGCTGCGTGACGCGATGAACACGCTCCTGCACCGCGTGCAGGAGAGCTATCCAATGGAGGCCGGCGCGTGGTGGGTGCCGCGCCGGCTCGGTGGTAGTGCCCCCACGCTGGCCGAGGCGGCTCAGTTGGACGCGGCCGAGTTGGTTAGCCGTTCACAGCATCATTCAAGGTCGGGGGAAGGATAA
- a CDS encoding lysophospholipid acyltransferase family protein has product MEPVYGTVIQIARLIFRVQGLKITVTGVENLPTSGGAVVAINHTGYLDFMLAGLPFYQQGLHRKVRFMAKQEVFDHKITGPIMRSLRHIPVDRASGGASFDAAVERLKAGELVGVYPEATISRSFEIKEFKSGAARMAIEAGVPILPHIVWGAQRVWTKGHPKKLLRPKVPIQVVVGEPIEPTLPVGELSALLHSRMQHLLLQAQEQYGPHPAGEFWVPRRLGGSAPTLAEAAQMDAEEAAMKAALRAERAHPARAPEQ; this is encoded by the coding sequence GTGGAACCGGTATACGGCACTGTCATCCAGATCGCCCGCCTGATATTTCGAGTACAGGGTCTCAAGATCACTGTGACCGGCGTGGAGAACCTGCCGACCAGCGGCGGCGCCGTCGTCGCCATCAACCACACCGGCTACCTCGACTTCATGCTGGCGGGCCTGCCCTTCTATCAGCAGGGCCTGCATCGCAAAGTGCGGTTCATGGCCAAGCAGGAGGTGTTCGACCACAAGATCACCGGGCCGATCATGCGTTCGCTGCGGCACATTCCGGTGGATCGAGCGAGCGGTGGCGCTTCGTTTGATGCGGCGGTCGAGAGGCTCAAAGCCGGCGAGTTGGTGGGCGTCTACCCGGAGGCGACGATCAGCCGCAGCTTCGAGATCAAGGAGTTCAAGAGCGGCGCCGCCCGAATGGCGATCGAGGCCGGGGTGCCGATTCTTCCGCACATCGTCTGGGGCGCGCAGCGCGTGTGGACCAAGGGCCACCCGAAAAAACTGCTTCGCCCGAAGGTGCCGATTCAGGTGGTGGTCGGCGAACCGATCGAACCCACCCTCCCGGTCGGCGAACTGAGTGCTCTGCTGCATTCGCGAATGCAGCACTTGCTTCTCCAGGCGCAGGAACAGTACGGGCCGCATCCGGCGGGTGAGTTCTGGGTGCCGCGCCGGTTGGGTGGTAGTGCCCCCACGCTGGCCGAGGCGGCGCAAATGGACGCGGAGGAGGCGGCAATGAAGGCGGCGCTGCGCGCCGAGCGGGCTCATCCCGCCCGAGCACCGGAGCAGTGA
- a CDS encoding DUF350 domain-containing protein: MTTTIVALAPEYWSRLGHGVSAIVLYAILGLVLMIIGFYAIDWTTPGHLRRLVSAGNPNAIIVTAAGMVSMALIVVLAIYSASGQLVEGLLAAALYGLVGIVAQVGMMRIATLVLGIDVDALFHAEEYRYESRIVASAQIALGLVVAVAIL, translated from the coding sequence ATGACGACAACCATCGTGGCGCTGGCGCCGGAATATTGGAGTCGGCTCGGCCACGGGGTCAGTGCCATCGTTTTGTACGCGATCCTCGGGCTGGTGCTGATGATCATCGGCTTCTATGCCATCGACTGGACCACGCCCGGGCATCTGCGCCGTTTGGTCAGCGCGGGAAATCCGAACGCGATCATCGTGACCGCGGCGGGGATGGTCAGTATGGCGCTGATCGTGGTGCTGGCCATCTACTCGGCATCGGGCCAATTGGTTGAGGGATTGTTGGCCGCGGCGCTCTACGGGTTGGTCGGGATCGTCGCACAGGTTGGGATGATGCGGATCGCGACGCTGGTGCTCGGCATCGACGTCGACGCGTTGTTCCATGCCGAGGAGTACCGCTACGAGTCGCGCATCGTGGCTTCAGCGCAGATCGCGTTGGGGCTCGTGGTCGCGGTCGCGATCCTGTGA
- a CDS encoding HNH endonuclease signature motif containing protein, with the protein MSSSSQGAFAAAYDALHEAVSAVLELCPEMLSGRESLQYLEALITEVRRLPVARHALIHHLQTQTSEEELGGKLARVLANRVRITRGEANRWIGEAADLGPRRAINGEPLEPLLPATAEAQRQGRLDESHVRIIRKFFAHLPTGVDLDTCAKADRDLSKLGGDYRPDQLEKLAQKTMDAINPDGDYTEEQDRARKRCIIIGKQGPDKMSPISGYLSPEARATFETVLAKLAAPGMCNAAEKKPCVDGTPSQEAITADTRSPGQRNHDGLLAGLRALLASGDLGQHNGLPATIIITTTLQELEAAAGTGLTGGGTLLPMSDVIRLARHSHHYLAVFDNGKAIALHHSKRLASPGQRIVLYGKEHGCSAPGCEVSGYYCEVHHVTAWAQCHTTEVNNLTFACGPDHRLLDKGWTTRKNTTNDTEWIPPPHLDHGQPRTNTFHHPQKLLRNGDDDEIP; encoded by the coding sequence ATGAGTTCGAGTAGCCAAGGGGCGTTCGCCGCGGCGTATGACGCGCTGCATGAGGCGGTGTCGGCCGTGCTCGAACTGTGCCCGGAGATGTTGAGTGGGCGGGAAAGCTTGCAGTACTTAGAGGCGTTGATCACCGAGGTGCGCCGGTTGCCGGTGGCGCGGCACGCGTTGATCCATCACCTGCAAACCCAAACCAGCGAAGAAGAGTTGGGCGGCAAGCTGGCGCGGGTGCTGGCCAACCGGGTGCGCATCACCCGCGGGGAAGCCAACCGCTGGATCGGCGAAGCCGCCGACCTCGGACCCCGCCGGGCCATCAACGGCGAACCCCTGGAACCGTTGTTGCCGGCCACCGCCGAAGCCCAACGCCAGGGCCGCCTGGATGAATCCCACGTCCGGATCATCCGCAAGTTCTTCGCCCACCTGCCCACCGGGGTCGATCTGGACACCTGCGCCAAAGCCGACCGCGACCTGTCGAAGCTCGGTGGTGACTACCGGCCCGATCAACTGGAAAAGCTCGCGCAAAAGACCATGGACGCCATCAACCCCGACGGCGACTACACCGAAGAACAAGACCGCGCCCGCAAACGCTGCATCATCATCGGCAAACAAGGCCCCGACAAAATGTCACCGATCAGCGGCTACCTGAGCCCCGAAGCGCGCGCCACCTTCGAAACGGTGCTGGCCAAACTCGCCGCCCCTGGCATGTGCAACGCCGCCGAGAAGAAACCCTGCGTTGACGGCACCCCCTCCCAAGAGGCCATCACCGCCGACACCCGCAGCCCCGGGCAACGCAACCACGACGGGCTGCTGGCCGGTTTGCGCGCCCTGCTGGCCAGCGGCGACCTCGGCCAGCACAACGGGCTGCCGGCCACCATCATCATCACCACCACCCTGCAGGAACTCGAAGCCGCCGCCGGCACCGGCCTCACCGGCGGCGGCACCCTGCTACCCATGTCCGATGTGATCCGCCTCGCCCGCCACTCCCACCACTACCTGGCCGTATTCGACAACGGCAAAGCCATCGCCCTGCACCACAGCAAACGCCTGGCCTCCCCCGGACAACGCATCGTGCTCTACGGCAAAGAACACGGCTGCTCCGCACCCGGCTGCGAGGTCTCCGGCTACTACTGCGAAGTCCACCACGTCACCGCCTGGGCCCAATGCCACACCACCGAGGTCAACAACCTGACCTTCGCCTGCGGCCCCGACCACCGCCTGCTCGACAAAGGCTGGACCACCCGCAAAAACACCACCAACGACACCGAATGGATCCCCCCACCCCACCTCGACCACGGCCAACCCCGAACCAACACCTTCCACCACCCACAAAAACTCCTACGCAACGGGGACGACGATGAAATCCCCTAG
- a CDS encoding glutathionylspermidine synthase family protein: protein MRRGRTTPRPNWQSIVESQGLVYGTPARDASGAARPYWDESVYYEFEMDEILALEADVELLHSMCLNAVEQVVLMERYADFGLPEWSWPAIAESWRRSDPHVYGRFDLRYDGRRPAVLLEYNADTPTTLLEAAILQWYWLKDKFPDDDQWNSLHEQLVDRWKVVGDQLPTNHLHLSWSGVEYTGEDQITTTYMQETAAEAGFETIGLIIEDIGWDNALERFVDLEEAPIHAMFKLYPWEWVLDDEFGKYAVSSLPQTMWIEPLWKTLLSNKAILAVLWEMYPGHPNLLPAYLDDPHELTEYVRKPKLGREGANVTIVGAGMETATGGVYGEEGFVYQLLDPLPEFDGMRPALGAWIVGDSSAGLGIRETAGLITDDGAAFVPHRIPLK from the coding sequence GTGAGGCGCGGCAGGACGACCCCGCGGCCTAATTGGCAGTCGATCGTCGAATCGCAAGGGTTGGTGTATGGCACGCCGGCACGTGACGCGAGCGGCGCCGCCCGGCCGTACTGGGACGAGTCGGTGTACTACGAGTTCGAGATGGACGAGATCCTGGCCCTCGAGGCCGACGTCGAACTGCTCCACTCGATGTGCCTCAACGCCGTCGAGCAAGTGGTGCTGATGGAGCGGTACGCGGATTTCGGACTGCCGGAATGGAGTTGGCCCGCGATCGCCGAATCATGGCGGCGCTCCGATCCGCATGTCTATGGCCGCTTCGACTTGCGATACGACGGGCGACGGCCGGCGGTGCTGCTCGAGTACAACGCCGATACGCCGACGACCTTGTTGGAAGCCGCGATCCTGCAATGGTATTGGCTCAAGGACAAGTTCCCCGATGACGACCAGTGGAACTCGCTGCACGAACAACTGGTTGACCGATGGAAGGTCGTGGGCGATCAATTGCCCACCAACCACCTGCATCTGAGTTGGTCGGGCGTGGAATACACTGGCGAGGACCAGATTACGACGACCTACATGCAGGAGACCGCGGCCGAAGCCGGCTTCGAGACCATCGGCCTGATAATCGAGGACATCGGCTGGGACAACGCCCTGGAACGGTTCGTCGACCTGGAAGAGGCGCCGATCCACGCGATGTTCAAGCTGTATCCCTGGGAGTGGGTGCTCGACGACGAGTTCGGCAAGTACGCGGTGTCGAGTCTGCCGCAGACGATGTGGATCGAGCCGTTGTGGAAGACACTGCTTTCCAACAAGGCGATCTTGGCGGTGTTGTGGGAGATGTACCCGGGACATCCGAATCTGTTGCCCGCCTACCTGGACGACCCGCACGAGCTGACCGAATACGTGCGCAAGCCGAAGCTCGGCCGCGAGGGAGCGAATGTCACCATCGTGGGCGCCGGGATGGAGACGGCGACCGGGGGCGTCTACGGCGAAGAGGGCTTTGTCTACCAATTGCTGGATCCCTTACCAGAATTCGACGGAATGCGACCCGCGCTGGGTGCCTGGATCGTCGGTGATTCGTCCGCCGGCCTGGGCATCCGCGAGACCGCGGGTTTGATCACCGACGACGGCGCAGCTTTCGTCCCACACCGAATCCCTTTGAAGTGA
- a CDS encoding PE family protein: protein MSFVVTAPEAVTAAAGNLAGIGSTLQEAATAAAGSTTGIATAAADEVSVAISRLFSSFGAEFQAVNNQAANFHAEFVRLLNGGAAAYVNAELANARQTASALTGQVQTFLNGGGVATAETATGGAYVRLFENTSTNLRALFAAWEAYPFPMLQAVGGNWLRYSQMISYGVRSFIENFPQNLVNLPSAVQTGIQGLINFPFAQYTQQFIGQQVAFAQAFGHTFNQMMNGLWNGLPAFRTGVHTSIQQFFAGDFNASVATLGQATANLLITGFDTSNVVVTTPGDNSVLAIAKPVPLGPLADFFALLDIGGQEAQYLTNLTSVPILKQMSQNLTNVLVVSTTPSIEAEMYIPPTPPNPPTPSIPDFAAGTLSAFFGMPLVLSYAAVGAPFAGLNAFATSLESIQQALWAGNGLGALGALIDLPANTLNGYLNLATTLDVAVPVPTGLLAPLPTEILITLHLPFDGILVPPHPVTATMTFPGWVPPNPPFPPPNPVEITVFGTPFMGLVPLLVNYIPQQVALAIRPTA, encoded by the coding sequence ATGTCGTTCGTGGTCACAGCGCCGGAGGCAGTGACGGCTGCGGCCGGCAACTTGGCCGGCATCGGCTCGACGCTGCAGGAGGCAGCGACCGCCGCCGCTGGCTCCACCACCGGCATCGCCACCGCTGCCGCCGACGAGGTGTCGGTGGCCATCTCGCGGCTGTTCAGCAGCTTCGGCGCGGAATTTCAAGCCGTTAACAACCAAGCGGCCAACTTCCATGCCGAATTCGTACGTTTGCTCAACGGCGGGGCGGCCGCGTACGTCAACGCCGAACTCGCCAACGCCAGGCAGACGGCGAGCGCACTGACCGGGCAAGTCCAGACATTCCTCAACGGCGGAGGCGTGGCCACCGCGGAGACCGCCACCGGCGGCGCCTACGTGCGGCTCTTCGAAAACACGTCTACCAACCTGCGGGCGCTCTTCGCCGCCTGGGAGGCGTACCCGTTCCCGATGCTCCAGGCGGTCGGCGGCAACTGGCTGCGCTACTCGCAGATGATCTCCTACGGAGTTCGCAGCTTCATCGAGAACTTCCCCCAGAACCTCGTCAATCTGCCGTCGGCCGTCCAGACCGGCATCCAAGGGCTCATCAACTTCCCGTTTGCGCAGTACACCCAACAGTTCATCGGCCAGCAGGTCGCCTTCGCCCAGGCCTTCGGCCACACCTTCAACCAGATGATGAACGGCCTGTGGAACGGGCTGCCCGCGTTCCGCACCGGGGTTCACACGTCGATACAGCAGTTCTTCGCGGGCGACTTCAACGCCTCGGTGGCCACCCTCGGTCAGGCCACCGCGAACCTGCTGATCACCGGGTTCGACACCAGCAACGTCGTGGTGACCACTCCGGGTGACAATTCGGTGCTCGCCATAGCCAAACCCGTGCCGCTCGGGCCGCTGGCAGATTTCTTCGCCCTGCTCGACATCGGCGGGCAAGAGGCGCAATACCTGACGAACCTGACATCGGTACCCATCCTCAAGCAGATGTCGCAGAATCTCACCAACGTGCTCGTCGTCTCCACTACCCCGAGCATCGAGGCGGAAATGTACATACCGCCGACGCCCCCGAACCCACCCACTCCATCGATTCCTGACTTCGCCGCCGGAACCCTCAGCGCCTTCTTCGGGATGCCGTTGGTTCTCTCCTATGCGGCGGTGGGTGCGCCGTTCGCCGGACTGAATGCCTTCGCCACCAGCCTGGAGTCGATTCAGCAGGCCCTATGGGCCGGCAACGGTCTGGGCGCACTGGGTGCGCTCATCGACCTTCCGGCGAACACGCTGAACGGCTACCTCAACCTCGCCACCACTTTGGACGTGGCGGTACCGGTCCCGACGGGCCTCCTAGCACCGTTACCGACGGAAATACTGATCACCCTGCACTTGCCGTTCGACGGGATTCTCGTTCCACCCCACCCTGTGACCGCGACGATGACCTTCCCCGGCTGGGTCCCCCCGAATCCGCCTTTCCCACCCCCAAATCCGGTGGAAATCACCGTCTTCGGCACGCCGTTCATGGGGCTGGTTCCCCTGCTGGTCAACTACATACCTCAGCAAGTCGCGCTAGCCATCAGACCGACCGCGTAG
- a CDS encoding lysophospholipid acyltransferase family protein — MAEPFFRFMEFFVPSVVALNGNKINYEGLEHIPSHGGALITLNHTSYVDWIPASLAALERKRRLRFMIKAEMQDVKAVNYVIKHTQLIPVDRSLGHEAYAVAVQRLREGEIVGLHPEATISRSYELREFKTGAARMAIEARVPIIPMIVWGAHRIWPKDHPKKLFRNKVPIAVKIGAPMWPQGDLETFNRALRQVMNTMLYQVQEEYPHPPGEYWVPRRLGGSAPTPEESREFRIAELAERMQKRGHDGVSRAKPDRGRSR; from the coding sequence ATGGCGGAACCGTTTTTCCGATTCATGGAATTTTTTGTTCCATCGGTAGTTGCGCTGAACGGGAACAAGATCAATTACGAGGGCCTCGAGCACATTCCTAGCCACGGTGGCGCCCTGATCACGCTGAATCACACCAGCTACGTGGACTGGATTCCCGCCTCGCTGGCCGCGCTGGAGCGCAAGCGGCGGCTTCGATTCATGATCAAGGCGGAAATGCAGGACGTCAAAGCCGTCAACTACGTGATCAAGCACACCCAGCTCATCCCGGTCGACCGCTCTCTGGGCCACGAGGCGTACGCCGTTGCGGTGCAGCGGTTACGCGAGGGCGAAATCGTCGGGTTGCATCCGGAGGCAACGATCAGTCGCAGTTACGAACTGCGCGAATTCAAGACCGGTGCGGCGCGGATGGCGATCGAGGCGCGGGTGCCGATTATCCCGATGATTGTTTGGGGGGCACACCGGATTTGGCCTAAAGACCACCCGAAGAAGCTGTTCCGCAACAAGGTTCCGATCGCCGTGAAAATCGGAGCCCCGATGTGGCCGCAAGGCGACCTTGAAACGTTCAATCGCGCCTTGCGCCAGGTGATGAACACGATGCTCTACCAGGTGCAGGAGGAATACCCGCATCCGCCGGGGGAATATTGGGTGCCGCGCCGACTGGGCGGCAGCGCGCCGACCCCCGAGGAGTCCAGGGAATTCCGCATCGCCGAACTCGCGGAGCGGATGCAGAAGCGCGGGCACGACGGCGTGAGCCGAGCCAAACCCGACCGAGGTAGATCGCGCTGA
- a CDS encoding phosphotransferase codes for MSFPSSPPEVPEVVHRLAAGRPVRAIWLNELGGVTFRVGAGAEYIKVAKEWADFPNEARRLRWAGQYIPVPEVLDFGADGDWSWLRTRGLPGLSAVHPRWRANPELAVRAIGVGLRTLHDSLPVSSCPFDWSVQARLPVLHPAHRANLPEPPPIDRLVVCHGDACAPNTLLDEAGRYCGHVDFGELGVADRWADLAVAALSLGWNYPGRNWEAELFAAYGIEPDPPRIDYYQRLWQDPDL; via the coding sequence TTGTCCTTTCCGTCGTCGCCGCCGGAGGTGCCTGAGGTCGTACACCGGCTGGCCGCCGGGCGGCCGGTGCGCGCAATCTGGCTCAACGAGTTGGGCGGCGTCACCTTCCGGGTGGGCGCCGGCGCCGAGTACATCAAGGTTGCCAAGGAGTGGGCCGACTTCCCGAACGAAGCACGACGGCTCCGCTGGGCCGGCCAGTACATCCCGGTGCCGGAGGTCCTGGATTTCGGGGCCGACGGGGACTGGTCGTGGCTGCGCACCCGCGGCCTGCCCGGCTTGTCCGCGGTGCACCCCCGCTGGCGGGCCAACCCGGAGCTCGCGGTCCGCGCGATCGGGGTGGGGTTGCGCACCCTGCACGACAGCCTGCCCGTGTCGTCGTGTCCGTTCGACTGGTCGGTCCAGGCGCGGCTGCCGGTGCTGCACCCGGCGCACCGCGCCAACCTTCCCGAACCACCGCCGATCGATCGGCTGGTCGTCTGCCACGGTGACGCGTGCGCGCCGAACACCTTGCTCGACGAGGCCGGCCGGTACTGCGGCCACGTCGACTTCGGCGAGCTCGGCGTGGCTGACCGGTGGGCCGATCTGGCGGTGGCCGCCCTTTCGCTGGGCTGGAACTACCCCGGCCGCAACTGGGAGGCGGAACTGTTCGCCGCCTACGGCATCGAGCCCGACCCGCCGCGCATCGACTACTACCAGCGGCTGTGGCAAGACCCCGACCTTTGA